From the Kogia breviceps isolate mKogBre1 chromosome 15, mKogBre1 haplotype 1, whole genome shotgun sequence genome, one window contains:
- the LHFPL7 gene encoding LOW QUALITY PROTEIN: LHFPL tetraspan subfamily member 7 protein (The sequence of the model RefSeq protein was modified relative to this genomic sequence to represent the inferred CDS: deleted 2 bases in 1 codon; substituted 1 base at 1 genomic stop codon) — MMGSLWATLGLSLTCISALSLFSPAWFQTTTFSFGVLTYCSWPQGNSWNQSCGNFRCLDDIPDFAWKVSAVMLLGGXLLLAFNSILFLSWALAPKGLCPRRGSGPMPGVQATAAIASIVGLLVFLISLASPFAKEACLASSVYHSGQCQLGWGYVTAIFHTVLASLLPTFRWLHVTEVQRRTILFSSDTESIILVPEMSK, encoded by the exons ATGATGGGTAGCCTGTGGGCAACTCTGGGGCTTTCCCTAACCTGCATCTCAGCCCTCAGCCTCTTCTCTCCTGcctggttccagaccacc actTTCTCCTTTGGTGTCCTCACCTACTGCTCCTGGCCTCAGGGTAACAGCTGGAACCAGAGCTGCGGGAACTTCAGGTGCCTGGATGATATTCCTGACTTTGCCTGGAAG GTCTCAGCTGTGATGCTCCTTGGAGGCTGACTTCTATTGGCCTTCAACTCAATTCTCTTCCTGTCCTGGGCCTTAGCCCCCAAAGGGCTGTGCCCAAGGAGGGGCAGTGGCCCAATGCCAGGGGTGCAGGCAACAGCAG CCATCGCCTCCATTGTGGGCCTGCTGGTTTTCCTGATCAGCTTGGCCTCCCCATTTGCCAAGGAAGCCTGCTTAGCCTCCTCTGTGTACCACAGTGGTCAGTGCCAGCTGGGCTGGGGCTATGTGACTGCCATCTTCCACACAGTCCTGGCCAGCCTCCTGCCCACGTTCAGGTGGCTCCACGTGACCGAGGTCCAGCGAAGGACCATCCTCTTCTCCAGTGACACTGAGAGCATCATCCTGGTGCCAGaaatgagcaaataa